A window of the Phytoactinopolyspora mesophila genome harbors these coding sequences:
- the gmd gene encoding GDP-mannose 4,6-dehydratase, with protein MAKNAVITGITGQDGSYLAELLLEKGYQVHGLIRRSSSFNTDRIDHIYEEPHDPDRRLTLHHADLSDGVALVNLLRDIQPDEIYNLGAQSHVRVSFDAPLYTADITGTGPLRLLEAVRASGVATRIYQASSSEMFGSAPPPQNEQTRFHPRSPYGCAKVFGYWTTVNYREAYGMYAVNGVLFNHESPRRGETFVTRKITRAVARIKAGLQEKLYLGNLDAVRDWGYAPEYVDAMWRMLQQDEPDDYVVATGEAHTVREFCEAAFSAVGLDWREYVAYDARYERPAEVDALIGDPSKAEQVLGWKPTVMFDELARIMTEADISALDDELNGRTVRVDR; from the coding sequence ATGGCGAAGAATGCTGTCATCACTGGTATCACCGGGCAGGACGGCTCATATCTAGCCGAATTGCTGCTGGAAAAGGGCTACCAGGTCCACGGTTTGATCCGCAGATCGTCCAGTTTCAATACCGACCGCATCGATCACATATACGAGGAACCACACGATCCGGACCGGCGGCTTACTCTGCACCATGCGGATCTGTCCGACGGTGTCGCGCTGGTCAATTTGCTCCGTGACATCCAGCCGGATGAGATCTACAACCTCGGTGCGCAGTCGCACGTCCGGGTGTCGTTCGACGCGCCGTTGTACACCGCCGATATCACCGGCACCGGACCACTGCGACTGCTCGAAGCCGTCCGGGCCAGTGGCGTGGCGACCCGGATCTACCAGGCGTCGTCGTCGGAGATGTTCGGCTCCGCACCGCCGCCGCAGAACGAGCAGACCCGTTTTCACCCCCGCAGCCCTTACGGCTGCGCCAAGGTCTTCGGCTACTGGACGACAGTGAACTACCGCGAGGCGTACGGCATGTACGCCGTCAACGGGGTCCTGTTCAACCATGAGAGCCCTCGTCGTGGCGAGACGTTCGTCACCCGCAAGATCACCCGTGCCGTGGCCCGGATCAAGGCCGGCCTGCAGGAAAAGCTCTACTTGGGCAATCTGGACGCGGTCCGCGACTGGGGCTACGCACCGGAGTACGTCGACGCGATGTGGAGGATGCTCCAGCAAGACGAGCCCGACGACTACGTGGTGGCCACCGGCGAGGCCCACACGGTGCGCGAATTCTGCGAAGCGGCGTTCTCGGCCGTGGGTCTCGACTGGCGCGAGTATGTCGCCTACGACGCTCGCTACGAGCGCCCGGCCGAGGTGGACGCGTTGATCGGCGACCCGTCGAAGGCCGAGCAGGTGCTGGGCTGGAAGCCGACAGTCATGTTCGACGAACTCGCCCGGATCATGACGGAGGCAGACATATCCGCC